In one Candidatus Absconditicoccus praedator genomic region, the following are encoded:
- a CDS encoding M20 family metallopeptidase: MYKQKNLEKIVYDLIKIPSESDDIAKLHEIVDYVQSCFDGFSNVFIKRLEYGGKPSIVVSNFDGFWVDVVFSGHLDVVSATEENQYEPYQKDGKLYARGSGDMKASCAVIIKIMQDIFQKNYKKKKVSAILTTDEEVGGKDGVGRLVEEGYGGDVVLLPDGGQSNEIVLAEKGVFIFGLKSYGKSSHSSRPWLGDNAIDKTINFYNILKNYFEKPSKIYGKGNWGTTINLNTINGGSAMNRIPDFVEATFDVRFTEDYKFSVIYEKIKEFAEKFDCTITSKAFGEVLYANESDEDVQKYYDIAKNVLGTDEIYFVREHGASDGRFFAQKGSKIILHRPSCGNLHVKKEWVSIAGIEGLYEIYSDFLEL, encoded by the coding sequence ATGTATAAACAAAAAAATCTTGAAAAAATAGTATACGATTTGATAAAAATTCCTTCTGAGTCAGATGATATAGCTAAGCTTCATGAAATTGTTGATTATGTGCAAAGTTGTTTTGATTGATTTAGTAATGTTTTTATAAAAAGACTTGAGTATGGTTGAAAACCAAGTATTGTAGTTAGTAATTTTGATTGATTTTGGGTGGATGTGGTTTTTAGTGGTCATTTGGATGTTGTTAGTGCAACTGAAGAAAATCAGTATGAACCTTATCAAAAAGATTGAAAATTGTATGCTAGATGATCTTGAGATATGAAAGCAAGTTGTGCTGTGATCATAAAAATAATGCAAGATATATTTCAAAAAAACTATAAAAAGAAAAAAGTTTCAGCAATTCTAACTACAGACGAGGAGGTTTGATGAAAGGATTGAGTATGAAGACTTGTTGAGGAGTGATATTGAGGAGATGTGGTTTTGTTGCCAGATGGTGGTCAGTCCAATGAAATAGTTTTGGCAGAAAAAGGGGTTTTTATATTTTGACTTAAATCATACTGAAAGTCTTCTCACTCGAGCAGACCTTGGCTTGGAGATAATGCAATAGATAAAACAATAAATTTTTATAATATATTAAAAAATTACTTTGAAAAACCTTCAAAAATTTACTGAAAGTGAAATTGGTGAACAACAATAAATCTAAATACTATAAATGGAGGATCGGCTATGAATAGAATACCAGATTTTGTGGAGGCTACTTTTGATGTTAGGTTTACAGAAGATTATAAATTTTCAGTTATTTATGAAAAAATAAAAGAGTTTGCTGAAAAGTTTGATTGTACTATAACATCCAAAGCATTTTGAGAGGTTCTTTATGCCAATGAATCTGATGAAGATGTGCAAAAATACTATGATATTGCAAAAAATGTTTTGTGAACAGATGAGATTTATTTTGTGAGAGAACATGGTGCGTCTGATTGAAGATTTTTTGCTCAAAAATGAAGTAAGATAATTTTACATAGACCAAGTTGTTGAAATTTACATGTGAAAAAGGAATGGGTGAGTATTGCATGAATAGAAGGTTTGTATGAAATTTATTCAGATTTCTTGGAGCTTTAA
- a CDS encoding InlB B-repeat-containing protein, translated as MKKGIAIIFLLLFLTPFYVLADSTYSINQFENISQNYLNNLDCDGGKTQKKLYLDKYYFRYFYFENYGDDDAYLQRYNIETKDNSNFLKFNNTEYDNNISMLDFSRDKLGDINWKVNSGEEVRHLTTAEEIENASFQYDWSISFPITAQDDIDDNPVEFYRPNIRVHSHPSKPTFFSEDDIPDVLEDYNISDYDTQIRAATLYSVGEDLFDDPDIEENYIDMQCANFVIRWCGDGMIHDGGEDTDLNEDMGEECDPNHPDWDEDTCNLDCQIIKYDLGVNIEGGGTVEIEIDDSNEGIISESTNFNDIKALSDISLSAEPNSGYEFDGWEGDECGGGSDCDFSLSEDTSITAVFEEDGNGNGGAPEEYELEVESGQGGEVNVEFGGDSYTVSSGESDSWDIEEGTDISLQAEPNSGYEFDGWDGETCGGGTNCSFQLYSDTTEIAEFEEDGNGGTPEEYELEVESGQGGEVNVEFGGNSYPVLSGESDSWNIEEGIDISLQADPNSGYEFDGWEGDECSGGPDCDFSLSEDTTITASFEEQVIEYELEVESGQGGEVNVEFLGNSYVVSSGDSGSWNIEEGTDISLEANSDSGYEFDGWEGGECENEGSTCRFDLNSNTTERAEFEDVLSAEIDVDLESINSLQYGEYFAVWWEFEDDIFTNSCYSGVQSKYDKNQATCHFSIENRDGEVFSTSINCNEIDSDFGRNLFHDFRDDPDGAFVLKADSSNDFDDDFLGEHTIYLDEITNLRYCDGSSFVNTSDESINEYTKFSFLTPYLIQDGIVSSTIDNTVENIYYEDNGWESVDSPGIKQVDRSSSVIDEVFRDLWDYYNVRAVQNVSIGGDSYKKLPGKQVYISDSDVQISDDLASEPYTLIASGVDLTIEGNISGNGMFVFPDGEIEFDLQNCSGQQDVEGIFIANKFVSDEIKNDHLDETWCDDGRLKIDGVLVSSEGIEELVQNRRSYIQDVNNISQDAYEGAAVYIRIRSSIFDQLPPGARGVLDRLQIDRN; from the coding sequence ATGAAAAAAGGTATAGCTATAATATTCTTGTTGTTATTTTTAACTCCTTTTTATGTTTTAGCAGATAGTACATATTCTATAAATCAATTTGAAAATATAAGTCAGAATTATTTGAATAATCTTGATTGCGATTGATGAAAAACACAAAAAAAGCTCTATTTAGATAAGTATTACTTTAGGTATTTTTACTTTGAAAATTACTGAGATGATGATGCTTATTTGCAAAGATATAATATAGAAACAAAGGATAACAGCAATTTCTTAAAATTTAATAATACAGAGTATGATAATAATATTTCTATGCTAGATTTTTCTAGAGATAAGCTTGGCGATATTAATTGGAAGGTAAATTCATGAGAAGAGGTTAGACATCTAACTACAGCAGAAGAGATAGAAAATGCAAGTTTTCAGTATGATTGGAGTATTTCTTTTCCTATTACAGCTCAAGATGATATTGATGATAATCCAGTAGAATTTTATAGGCCAAATATTCGTGTTCATAGCCATCCTAGCAAACCTACTTTTTTTTCAGAAGACGATATTCCTGATGTTTTAGAAGATTATAATATTTCTGATTATGATACTCAAATAAGAGCAGCAACTTTATATTCTGTATGAGAAGACTTATTTGATGACCCAGATATAGAAGAAAATTATATTGACATGCAGTGTGCAAACTTTGTAATACGTTGGTGTGGAGATGGCATGATACATGATTGATGAGAAGATACTGATTTGAATGAAGACATGTGAGAAGAATGTGACCCTAATCATCCTGATTGGGATGAGGATACTTGCAATTTGGATTGTCAAATAATCAAATATGATTTAGGTGTAAATATTGAATGATGATGAACTGTAGAAATTGAAATTGATGATTCTAATGAGTGAATTATTTCAGAAAGTACCAATTTTAATGATATAAAAGCATTGTCTGATATAAGTTTGAGCGCAGAACCAAATTCATGATATGAGTTTGATGGATGGGAGTGAGATGAGTGTGGTTGATGATCTGATTGTGATTTTAGTTTGTCAGAAGATACAAGTATAACGGCAGTTTTTGAGGAAGATGGTAATGGAAATGGTTGAGCACCAGAAGAATATGAACTAGAGGTGGAAAGTTGACAGTGATGAGAAGTGAATGTAGAATTCTGAGGAGATAGTTATACTGTTTCATCATGAGAATCAGATAGCTGGGATATAGAAGAATGAACAGATATAAGTTTGCAGGCAGAACCAAATTCGTGATATGAATTTGATGGATGGGATTGAGAAACGTGTGGTTGATGAACTAATTGTAGTTTTCAGTTGTACTCGGACACTACTGAAATAGCAGAGTTTGAAGAAGATGGAAATGGTTGAACACCAGAAGAGTATGAACTAGAGGTGGAAAGTTGACAGTGATGAGAAGTGAATGTAGAATTTTGAGGAAATAGTTATCCTGTTTTATCATGAGAATCAGATAGTTGGAATATAGAAGAATGAATAGATATAAGTTTGCAGGCGGATCCAAATTCGTGATATGAATTTGATGGATGGGAGTGAGATGAGTGTAGTTGATGACCTGATTGTGATTTTAGTTTGTCAGAAGATACAACTATAACGGCATCTTTTGAAGAACAGGTTATAGAATATGAACTAGAGGTGGAAAGTTGACAGTGATGAGAAGTGAATGTAGAGTTTTTAGGAAATAGTTATGTCGTTTCATCATGAGATTCAGGTAGTTGGAATATAGAAGAATGAACAGATATAAGTTTGGAAGCAAATTCAGATTCAGGTTATGAATTTGATGGATGGGAGTGAGGTGAGTGTGAAAATGAGTGATCTACTTGTAGATTTGATTTAAATTCTAATACAACTGAAAGAGCAGAATTTGAAGATGTGTTGTCAGCAGAGATAGATGTAGATTTAGAAAGTATAAATAGTTTGCAGTATTGAGAGTATTTTGCGGTTTGGTGGGAGTTTGAGGATGATATATTTACTAATAGTTGTTATTCTTGAGTTCAATCAAAATATGATAAAAATCAAGCAACTTGTCATTTTAGTATAGAAAATAGAGATTGAGAAGTTTTTTCAACATCTATTAATTGTAATGAAATTGACTCTGATTTTGGTAGAAATTTATTTCACGATTTTAGAGATGATCCTGACTGAGCTTTTGTTTTGAAAGCAGACTCAAGCAATGATTTTGATGATGATTTTTTATGAGAACATACTATCTATTTAGATGAAATAACTAACTTGAGATATTGTGATTGATCTAGTTTTGTGAATACTTCAGATGAATCTATAAATGAGTATACAAAATTTAGTTTTCTTACTCCTTATCTTATACAAGATGGTATTGTTTCTTCTACTATAGATAACACTGTGGAAAATATTTATTATGAAGATAACGGTTGGGAAAGTGTTGATTCTCCAGGTATTAAGCAAGTAGATAGAAGCTCTTCTGTGATTGATGAAGTTTTTAGAGATTTGTGGGATTATTATAATGTTAGAGCCGTTCAAAATGTTTCTATATGAGGTGATAGTTACAAAAAGCTTCCTTGAAAACAGGTTTATATTTCTGACTCTGATGTACAAATAAGTGATGATCTTGCTTCTGAGCCTTATACTTTAATAGCTTCTGGAGTTGATTTAACTATAGAGTGAAATATAAGCTGAAACTGAATGTTTGTTTTCCCAGATTGAGAGATAGAGTTTGATCTTCAAAATTGCTCTTGACAGCAGGATGTAGAATGAATATTTATAGCAAATAAGTTTGTTTCAGATGAAATAAAAAACGATCACCTAGATGAAACTTGGTGTGATGATTGAAGATTAAAAATTGATGGTGTGCTTGTGTCTTCTGAAGGTATTGAAGAATTGGTGCAAAATAGAAGATCATATATACAAGATGTAAACAATATATCACAAGATGCATATGAATGAGCAGCAGTGTATATTAGAATAAGGTCAAGTATATTTGATCAGTTACCACCATGAGCTAGATGAGTTTTGGATAGGCTTCAAATTGATAGAAATTAG
- a CDS encoding IS4 family transposase, whose translation MEGINVKQILEIIPDEFIEKLEKNCNINHQVKKMSGKVMFKLLLMGILDGDNLTQRTLASIYNSPEFTQYADKGEQQTRHTTISDRLINMDYKFFEKLFEEISKKFEKVLKIGATKMKVVLKRFDSTLVGISEKLLKFGIKAGSPDERHIKFTVGLKGLLPNKVSVYEEQKASSEDVALGETILQETTSKNQILLFDRGVQKRETYSKLIDKNTNFVSRLRQNTKYQVIRQNKEVEGIKVGNLVLECDEIVKLYGKGGDILEKELRLIKAINQKNEVFLFITNMYNFTAEEITEFYARRWDIEVFFRFIKQEFGFSHFVSRSKNGIMNMLYMTLITSILVIVYKSKNSIKSYKEAKRRFIAELDELILIELAIAIGGDVDLLKKKYLNYYKYS comes from the coding sequence ATGGAAGGAATTAATGTAAAACAGATATTAGAAATAATACCTGATGAATTTATAGAAAAATTAGAAAAAAACTGTAATATAAATCATCAAGTTAAAAAAATGAGTTGAAAGGTAATGTTTAAACTGTTATTAATGTGAATATTAGATTGAGATAATTTAACACAAAGAACATTAGCATCAATATATAACAGTCCTGAATTTACTCAATATGCAGATAAATGAGAACAACAAACAAGACATACAACTATAAGTGATAGACTTATAAACATGGATTATAAATTCTTTGAGAAATTGTTTGAAGAAATAAGTAAAAAGTTTGAAAAAGTATTAAAAATATGAGCAACAAAAATGAAGGTGGTGCTAAAGAGATTTGATTCTACATTAGTTTGAATATCAGAAAAACTACTTAAGTTTTGAATAAAAGCATGAAGTCCAGATGAAAGACATATAAAATTTACAGTCTGATTAAAGTGATTGTTGCCAAATAAAGTTTCAGTTTATGAAGAGCAAAAAGCAAGTAGTGAAGATGTAGCATTATGAGAAACTATTTTACAAGAGACAACATCTAAAAATCAAATATTATTATTTGATAGATGAGTTCAAAAAAGAGAAACTTATTCAAAGCTAATAGATAAAAATACAAATTTTGTAAGTAGATTAAGACAAAATACTAAGTATCAAGTTATAAGACAAAATAAAGAAGTAGAATGAATAAAAGTATGAAATTTAGTGTTAGAATGTGATGAAATAGTAAAATTATATTGAAAATGATGAGATATATTAGAAAAAGAATTAAGATTAATAAAAGCAATAAATCAAAAAAATGAAGTATTTTTATTTATAACAAATATGTATAATTTCACAGCAGAAGAAATAACAGAATTTTATGCAAGGAGATGGGATATAGAAGTATTTTTTAGATTTATAAAACAAGAATTTTGATTTAGTCATTTTGTATCAAGATCAAAGAATTGAATAATGAATATGCTATATATGACACTAATAACATCAATACTTGTAATAGTATATAAATCAAAAAACAGTATAAAATCCTACAAAGAAGCTAAAAGAAGATTTATTGCTGAATTAGATGAATTAATTTTAATTGAGCTAGCAATAGCAATCTGAGGAGATGTTGATCTTCTTAAAAAGAAATATTTAAATTATTATAAATACTCTTAA
- the secF gene encoding protein translocase subunit SecF: MEPKFDIIKRSFLWIGIALVLAILAVLSFVGNLRLSIQFTGGMEMIFDGQVEDESHLTQDLNEYLIEEGYDDPNVIMGESEGFPSLLIESRVDDPDKVDGLSAIVRGYLLDNGYISTEEDIMEVVIIGPSIGDWMKRSAIIAIAVGLVLVSIYMLFAFSGIRHYLSPGILALITILTLFFDVLLPAGAYGVLMFFNPAIQVDLIFVVAILTIIGYSINDTVIIFDRIRENFKLDMNKIEEGKITYEGVFEKSVWQTMRRSLATSFSTLLVLVSMYIFGGGIIELFAFTLMIGVIAGTFSSIFLAAPLAYKFAIDNSQKYSTEG, from the coding sequence ATGGAACCTAAATTTGATATAATTAAAAGATCTTTTTTGTGGATATGAATTGCATTAGTGCTTGCAATTTTGGCAGTACTAAGTTTTGTGTGAAACCTTAGACTTTCTATTCAATTCACATGAGGAATGGAAATGATTTTTGATGGTCAAGTAGAAGATGAGAGTCATCTGACACAAGATCTAAATGAGTATTTGATAGAGGAATGATATGATGATCCAAATGTAATTATGTGAGAAAGCGAATGATTTCCATCATTATTGATAGAATCCAGAGTTGATGATCCAGATAAAGTTGACTGACTTTCTGCTATAGTTAGGTGATATTTATTGGATAATTGATATATATCTACAGAAGAAGATATCATGGAAGTAGTAATTATTTGACCAAGTATATGAGACTGGATGAAAAGGTCAGCAATAATAGCTATTGCAGTTGGTTTGGTGCTTGTATCAATATATATGTTGTTTGCTTTTTCTTGAATTAGACATTATCTTTCTCCAGGTATACTTGCATTGATTACAATACTAACATTATTTTTTGATGTTTTACTACCAGCATGAGCATATTGAGTTTTAATGTTTTTCAATCCAGCAATTCAGGTTGATCTGATATTTGTTGTAGCAATACTTACAATTATTGGTTATAGTATTAATGATACTGTAATAATATTTGATAGAATTAGAGAGAATTTTAAACTTGATATGAATAAGATAGAAGAAGGGAAAATAACTTATGAATGAGTTTTTGAAAAAAGTGTTTGGCAGACAATGAGAAGATCATTGGCTACATCTTTTTCAACATTACTTGTTCTAGTATCAATGTATATTTTTGGCTGATGAATTATAGAGTTGTTTGCATTTACTTTGATGATATGAGTAATTGCTGGTACCTTTTCTTCTATATTTTTGGCAGCTCCATTAGCATACAAATTTGCAATAGATAATTCACAAAAATATTCTACCGAATGATAA
- the rnc gene encoding ribonuclease III, whose protein sequence is MLPRPIRGKVDYYKKYFEKLGIKENLIKDEDLFMTSFIHKSYTADLPYNLQNNERLEFLGDAVLGCVISKLLYQKFDDIPESQLTLYKIALVREENLADAARDINLGDYIFLGHGEEKSGGKDKDSILSDTLEAVLGYIYIDIGIDEVEKIIEKFVYSKIEKMKNISVKSFKSSLQELVQKLYKETPVYEDVDYEKDAKGNVIKFKSNVYINSQFIAEGYGINKKKSQEEAAKKAFEYLEANS, encoded by the coding sequence ATGCTTCCAAGACCCATAAGATGAAAAGTTGATTATTATAAAAAATATTTCGAAAAATTATGAATAAAAGAAAATTTAATAAAAGACGAAGATCTTTTTATGACAAGTTTTATACATAAATCTTATACCGCAGATCTACCTTATAATCTTCAAAACAATGAAAGACTTGAGTTTTTGTGAGATGCTGTTTTGGGATGTGTCATCTCAAAACTTTTGTATCAAAAATTTGATGATATACCAGAATCACAACTAACCTTGTATAAAATAGCTTTGGTAAGAGAGGAGAATCTTGCTGATGCAGCAAGAGATATTAATCTTTGAGATTATATATTTTTGTGACATTGAGAAGAAAAATCATGATGAAAAGACAAAGATTCTATACTTTCTGATACTTTAGAGGCAGTTTTATGATATATATATATTGATATATGAATAGATGAGGTTGAAAAAATTATAGAAAAGTTTGTATACAGTAAGATAGAAAAAATGAAGAATATATCTGTAAAAAGCTTTAAAAGTAGTCTACAAGAGTTAGTTCAAAAGCTTTATAAAGAAACTCCAGTTTATGAAGATGTTGATTATGAAAAAGATGCAAAATGAAATGTAATCAAGTTCAAATCAAATGTGTATATAAATTCACAATTTATTGCAGAATGATATTGAATAAATAAGAAAAAATCTCAAGAAGAAGCAGCAAAAAAAGCGTTTGAGTATTTGGAAGCTAATAGCTAA
- a CDS encoding transcription antitermination factor NusB has translation MNIKSRIVSRKALFAYFYQKYFLEYLEERDIIFDDILKVDKLVNWNPVNTEERQKLKKEIKDMYPLGSWEEDILYIVKNILSKSDNEKIDFEFVSKIIVNYENNKDEVQTLVDKYAETFKNQEMDIVDRAIFLLGYLERTIIKTPKNLVLNEMIELAKRYGDEGSYKLINGIGHKIIV, from the coding sequence ATGAATATAAAATCTAGAATAGTTTCAAGAAAAGCTTTGTTTGCTTATTTTTATCAAAAATACTTTTTGGAGTATCTCGAAGAAAGAGATATTATTTTTGATGATATACTTAAGGTAGATAAGTTGGTTAATTGGAACCCAGTAAATACTGAAGAAAGACAAAAATTGAAAAAAGAAATAAAAGATATGTATCCTCTTTGAAGCTGGGAAGAGGATATTTTGTATATAGTGAAAAATATTTTGTCAAAATCAGATAATGAGAAAATAGACTTTGAGTTTGTATCAAAGATAATTGTTAATTATGAAAATAATAAAGATGAAGTACAAACTTTGGTTGATAAATATGCTGAAACTTTTAAAAACCAAGAAATGGATATAGTAGATAGAGCAATTTTCTTGTTGTGATATCTTGAAAGAACCATTATAAAGACTCCCAAAAACTTAGTTTTAAATGAAATGATTGAGTTAGCCAAAAGATACTGAGATGAATGAAGTTATAAACTTATAAATTGAATTTGACATAAAATAATTGTTTAG
- the rpmF gene encoding 50S ribosomal protein L32 encodes MAVPKKKVSKTKRNHRHSAWQRKILKSLVQKATTTKCSNCGEVKLSYRVCPECGYYNGKQVLNIKSKTKEEIIEE; translated from the coding sequence ATGGCAGTACCAAAGAAAAAAGTCTCAAAAACTAAGAGAAATCATAGGCATAGTGCATGGCAGAGAAAAATCTTAAAAAGTTTAGTACAAAAAGCTACAACAACTAAATGTTCAAATTGTTGAGAGGTAAAACTTTCATATAGAGTTTGTCCAGAATGTGGATATTATAATTGAAAGCAAGTGCTAAATATCAAATCAAAGACAAAAGAAGAAATAATAGAAGAATAA
- a CDS encoding 50S ribosomal protein L27, translated as MAQKKAAGSAKNLRDSKPKYRGVKIFGGQKAKAGNVIIRQKGDKYKPGSNVYVTRDFTVHAKVDGVVSFRKKKFQRFDGRKYLKTVVDIVESQ; from the coding sequence ATGGCTCAAAAGAAAGCAGCGTGAAGTGCAAAAAATCTAAGAGACTCCAAACCAAAATATAGATGAGTCAAAATATTTTGATGACAAAAAGCAAAAGCATGAAATGTTATTATAAGACAAAAAGGTGACAAGTATAAACCTGGTAGTAATGTTTATGTTACTAGAGATTTTACAGTTCATGCTAAAGTTGATGGAGTTGTTTCTTTTAGAAAAAAGAAATTCCAAAGATTTGATGGTAGAAAATATCTAAAAACAGTGGTTGATATAGTTGAATCACAATAA
- a CDS encoding glutathione S-transferase family protein, which produces MQKLKLISFPICPFAQKTIITFNLKGAEFDVEYVDPSKKPAWFYDFSPSGKVPILVVDDNNVIFESDVINEYIDETITPSLLPQDPLNKAWVRAWIKFSSEVLSDFNSMVFAYDQNSFEQTYKDFLKKLEKLEDVIGKDGFFYGKQPTMIDANFGVIFYRLYQFEFMKNDSKFRSFNKVAKWADNLNSMQEIKGSVPNGFNGFFESFLKNKQSYLYQFLNTKK; this is translated from the coding sequence ATGCAAAAATTAAAATTGATAAGTTTTCCCATATGTCCTTTTGCTCAAAAAACTATTATAACATTCAATTTAAAAGGTGCTGAATTTGATGTTGAATATGTAGACCCATCCAAAAAACCAGCCTGGTTTTACGATTTTTCTCCATCTTGAAAGGTACCTATCTTGGTTGTAGATGATAATAATGTGATTTTTGAATCTGATGTTATAAATGAGTATATAGATGAAACAATAACTCCATCACTTTTGCCTCAAGATCCACTAAATAAAGCTTGGGTTCGTGCATGGATTAAATTTTCATCTGAAGTTTTGTCTGATTTTAATAGTATGGTTTTTGCTTATGATCAAAATAGTTTTGAGCAAACTTATAAGGATTTTTTGAAAAAACTAGAAAAATTGGAAGATGTGATATGAAAAGACTGATTTTTTTATGGCAAACAACCAACTATGATTGATGCTAATTTCTGAGTAATATTTTATAGGCTGTATCAGTTTGAGTTTATGAAAAATGATTCTAAGTTTAGGTCTTTCAATAAGGTTGCAAAATGGGCTGATAATTTGAATTCAATGCAAGAAATCAAATGATCGGTTCCAAACTGATTTAACTGATTTTTTGAAAGTTTTTTGAAAAATAAGCAAAGTTATTTATATCAATTTTTAAATACTAAAAAATAA
- the typA gene encoding translational GTPase TypA: MQSIRNIAIIAHVDHGKTTLVDAFLKQSGTMKQMEDSCIMDTNAQEKERGITIYAKNTAINYQGHIINIIDTPGHADFGSEVERVLRMVDSVLLVVDAYEGPMPQTKFVLKKSLELGIKPIVVMNKIDKPMARPDWVEDKLFDLFVELGATDEQLDFPVFYAIAKQGIGKKNLEDESDNIQPLLDAIMDLVPTAKDESDKSLKMQITNLGYDNHLGRLGIGRIYEGTVKKNQQVVIKNSDNESRNGKISRIYNSLGLGKVETEEGKCGDIVTIAGISDIFVGETVGEGDFEPFEEISVDPPTLTMEFLVNDSPLAGREGKYVTSRQIGERLEKELETNVGLQIDFSDKSKFVVSGRGELHLGVLIEDMRREGFELQVGSPQVIMKEQDGKKLEPIESLIVNVADDLAGTIIEKVAQRKGQMKDMHSQDGITTIKFEVPTRGLLGFRSEFVLLTKGEGIMYSSFSHFGEHKGQIDKRSVGSMISSENGEAMKFSIWKLQERGQIFVTPGTKIYEGMIVGEHYGGGDIVVNLTKNKQLTNVRASGSDDAMTLTPIQEMTLEDAISYIGPNEYVEVTPENIRLRKKYLKESERKRNK; the protein is encoded by the coding sequence ATGCAGTCAATTAGAAATATAGCTATAATAGCTCACGTGGATCACGGAAAAACAACATTAGTAGATGCTTTTTTGAAGCAATCAGGAACTATGAAACAAATGGAAGACAGTTGTATAATGGACACAAATGCTCAAGAAAAAGAAAGATGAATTACTATTTATGCCAAAAATACGGCAATAAACTATCAATGACATATAATAAATATTATAGATACTCCTGGACATGCTGATTTTGGTAGTGAGGTAGAAAGAGTTTTGAGAATGGTAGATAGTGTTTTGTTGGTAGTAGATGCTTATGAATGACCAATGCCACAGACAAAATTTGTTCTTAAGAAATCTTTGGAACTTTGAATTAAGCCTATAGTTGTTATGAACAAAATAGACAAACCTATGGCTAGGCCTGATTGGGTAGAAGACAAGCTTTTTGATTTGTTTGTAGAGCTTTGAGCAACTGATGAGCAGCTCGATTTTCCTGTTTTCTATGCAATAGCAAAACAATGAATATGAAAGAAAAATTTAGAAGATGAATCTGACAATATACAACCATTGTTGGATGCTATAATGGATCTTGTGCCTACAGCCAAAGATGAGTCTGATAAGTCTTTGAAAATGCAGATTACAAATCTTGGATATGATAATCATCTTTGAAGATTGTGAATATGAAGAATATATGAATGAACTGTTAAGAAAAATCAACAAGTTGTCATTAAAAATAGTGATAATGAATCAAGAAACTGAAAAATTAGTAGGATATACAATAGCTTGTGACTTGGGAAGGTAGAAACTGAAGAATGAAAATGTTGAGATATTGTTACAATAGCAGGTATTTCAGATATTTTTGTCTGAGAGACTGTGGGTGAATGAGATTTTGAGCCTTTTGAAGAGATTAGTGTAGATCCTCCTACTCTTACTATGGAGTTTTTGGTGAATGACTCTCCTCTTGCAGGTAGAGAAGGTAAGTATGTTACCAGTAGACAGATATGAGAAAGACTAGAAAAAGAGCTTGAAACCAATGTAGGTTTGCAGATAGATTTTTCTGACAAAAGTAAGTTTGTGGTATCTTGAAGGTGAGAATTGCATTTGTGAGTTTTGATAGAAGATATGAGAAGAGAATGATTTGAGTTGCAGGTATGATCTCCTCAGGTGATAATGAAGGAGCAAGACTGAAAAAAGCTTGAACCTATTGAAAGCTTGATAGTAAATGTAGCAGACGATCTTGCTGGTACAATAATAGAAAAAGTAGCTCAAAGAAAATGACAAATGAAGGATATGCACTCTCAGGATGGTATTACAACAATTAAGTTTGAGGTTCCCACAAGATGATTGTTGTGATTTAGATCTGAATTTGTTTTGCTGACAAAATGAGAAGGTATTATGTATAGTAGTTTTTCTCATTTTTGAGAACACAAATGACAAATAGATAAAAGATCTGTGTGATCTATGATAAGTAGTGAAAATTGAGAGGCTATGAAATTTAGTATATGGAAACTTCAGGAAAGATGACAAATATTTGTTACTCCTTGAACCAAAATTTATGAATGAATGATAGTTTGAGAACATTATGGTTGATGAGATATTGTAGTTAACCTTACCAAAAACAAACAACTTACAAATGTTAGAGCTTCAGGTAGTGATGATGCTATGACTCTTACACCTATTCAAGAAATGACCTTGGAGGATGCTATAAGTTATATATGACCAAATGAGTATGTTGAGGTAACTCCTGAGAATATCAGACTTAGAAAAAAATACCTTAAAGAAAGTGAAAGAAAAAGAAATAAGTAA